The DNA region GGAAGGACAAACAAGGGAAAACAATCCTGGCATAAAAGCAAACAATTAGGAAGTAATTAAGACCGGACATCACTGCGATGTAGTAAACACAACTTTCACACTGAACAATGCCTTTCTTCCTAAGCTATTTTTTCCATTCCAAACGAATGTTTCTATCTGAGAAGGAGCTATCTAACAACATTTAGAAGCGACAATCACTCACCTACTACATGTtcccaaaacacagcagcaggggTAAACGTTGTTTTTCCAAGTGCCAGGCCAAGTGCAGCCATCTCACAGCCTGAACTGGGCTGCACAGTTCTGTGACTCCGAGGCAGACTCGTTCTTGCAGAAATAAAAGCCAGACAGCAGCTTCCTTGCTCTCTACCTCCGACCTCAGTGATAAGGCAGCAGCACTCCATTATGTGACACCCTAAACCCCACGTTTTACTTCACTGTAAGTTGATTGTCAGAGCTGACACCGTTTAAACCCCACCACTACAGAATACTTCTGTTTTCCTCAAAACTCAAAATTACTGTTAccaaggatttaaaaaaaaaattatttgggaagCTGGCAATACCTTTAGAGTTGTGTCTCCAATTTACTTGTGGAAAAACTCGAGAGACTTCTCAATCCtggtacttaaaaaaaaaaaaaaaacaaaaaacaacaaaacaggaactggacacagcactaATGGTAGCAGTCAAGCAGCTGATTTTATGTTAACACATCCCTGTGTGGAGAGCTTCTGCCCTGATCTCACAGTAGCTTTACACTCCTCAAggtaaaacagaagaaaacatatGCATTGAAACACTGCGGGGGAAATACCTGGATGTCCCCTGTATTTCCCACTTCTAACAGTCGGCAAATGCCTACATGCTGATTTTTCCACGTGCAAATTCCAGTTTAGGAGTGCCTACCGGTCCTCTGGGTGAGTCCTTGTTCGAGAGGAGATAAACACATCTCCAAAAGTATGGAAGGAGCACTCACAAAGCACTCAGCTGCTACACTGCCTGCCCTGGACAAGGAGTGGCCACCTGGCACCTCGGGAAGCTGAGGaaggaataaaaacaaacagcCCTGATGTCCTCCAAGAGCAGAAGCAGCCTGAGGAATTGGGAAGGCCGCACTGCTTGTCTATCTCAAAACAAATCCATCAGCTCTGATTTTGGTATTCATCTGCAAGAGATgtcatgaggaaaaaaaggtaatgCCTCGCTACACCTTCTGCACATATATTTACACACGAAGTAtgatttcaattaaaaaaaagaaaacaaacaaaacacgTGGAGCATCAGaagcagctgccaggctgcactGTGCTGTAGAACAAGGCAGTGAAGGAAGAGCACATCTTGCCCCAGTTTGGTTTACAAGTTAACTTGGCCTTCACTCACCAAAAAAACTACCCCCAACAACAGCCAGTCACACAGCTCCTCATTCTTCCAAGACTGATCAGGCAACAACTACttaatctcttttttaaaaaaccctgtgCTGGAAACCTCAGAGAGGGATTCACTAATCCAAAGATATGGGTTccgtggggtttttttaaagaaaagaatttcAGAACTTCAATAATAAATCTGAATATTTCCCTTTTATAAATAAATGGTTTTCATCTAGCTTCCTTTTTTATGTAAGTCTTGCCAGCAGAGGATAACACAAGCATGTTACCATATGGCACGCCCACCAGAActatctttaattttttttccttggagaTGTAAGCTAAAGTACCTGCAACTATGCCGTAATTTCCTTTTAGAGAGAACTTACCAAGCAGTGTTTTTTTTGAATTTGAGATATTTTTCTAGtccaattcccatttttaaatCATTTTTAAAGACTCGGGATAACTTATTCAACTGTTGGAGAGGTTTACAAAGTCttttcagaaaggaagaaacagaTCAGAAAGAGAAAACCGCAGCTCTGAAAATAACAATTGCTGTCAAACCCCAGTTGTATTAATTCAGTGACTCGCCTCACAAGACAGTCTTTTTATAGTGTTGCCCCTAAGCAGAGAAGACAATGGTTCCCCTTGATTTTATTTCCCCCCCCATGTAGCTTTATATATCAGTGGCCCTAGCAACAGGGAAGAATAGCCACGGATTTGTCAGCGGACAAGGGGGGCCCCACGCACGCTGCGTTATCCGAGCACAATCCCCCTGTTCTTTGACAGCAGGGAAGCCTGCAGGAGAGCACAGCTTTTGGCACCGTGCTGGGTGTCAGTCTGACAAGCTGCAGCCCGGTGCCTGACGATAAACCTGCGCGACAGGTTCGCTGCCACACAGGAAACCTTGCCTCTGCACAAGGACAATCCAATCCTCACGGCAGCCCCAAACTGTGAGTCAGCCCACTGAAGGACAGCAGTGTCACCGCAGCTGGGAACAAACCCTGCTGGCACCTCCACATCAGTGATAAAGGGGTGAAAAAGTACTGTGAAAGACTGTGTTATGAGCACCACGCAAAGGTGGGGGTGCTGCAGGCAAAATGCAAGCTGGCATTATCAATAAACCTGCAGACATCCACACACTATCTTGGAATAACTCTTATCAAGCCAAAACTCAAGTCTGACAAAAGGTCATGCTAACTTTCTggattccttaaaaaaaaaaaaagccaaccaaccgaaaaaacccaccaaaactcTGTGTCAGCATCACAGAAAGTTTCCCTGGTCACCTCCTCGAGGCCTAGCAGGCATattttcaaccttttttttttcctaactcaCTTCTAGACTGCAGATGAGCAAATTAGGTGCCATCTACAGCACTCTGCCAACAACAGCTGAGGCATCTTTGCCAACATTTCTAACTTTGCCGTGCACTAACTCCAGTCtccatttctgtatttcatcCAGAAGGATCACTTAGAACAATGGAGGTGGGGGTAAAGGTCTGCTATCTTAGGTTTCAGAAAAAAGGgtccaaaaaaaaagaaacaaacacctCATTATTGCCAGTGACCGAGGGTGGAAGGTTTCATGCTTTTCCATTCCCAGTTAGCCAAATGACACGGAGAGGGAGGCTCTCTAATTTGCAAACCAGACTCCCAGGACACTCGAAATCCTGTCcccccttctccatccaccgTGGCAGCTGAGAATTACGAAGGAGAGGGACAGCTGGGCTTCTCATTAGCACCGCGCCTCCATCCACGGACAATCATCTGCACCCACCTCGTCGGTGCCTTTAGCAATCCCTCCAGGAGCACGGAGCACGACAGGCCAGCGGGATGGATACGGCAGAGTTAAAAGATAAACACAAGGGAGGAACTGAGGAGGAAACCAGCGCCAGGGTTATTTGTCTCCATGAGAACACAACTTACTAGAACACTCCAGCTCTGAGATAAAGTCTCTTCTCTAAGCCCAGGCCACGTTTACATCTGCTGGTTATCAATGTAAGCCTCTAACAGCTGCCAGATATTCCGGCAGCAGTCCCACGGAACCCGGAGTGTGCGGGAACAAGGCCCTAATGGAGCTCGGCTCTTCCAGGGTGCCTTTTTCAGCTGCCTCGATCGCCCTTCTTTCCCTAGAGCGCATCTTCGCCTTAATTAATAGGTCACTGAACCGGTTTATGTTAATTGTCACAAGTACCTCGTCTTTGTTTCTAAGGGGAGGGACCAAAGTTCATTCGGTTCTTGCCCACGAAGCAAAATTTCAAGAAGTGGGGGTTCTGCTCGCACCTGAATCGCCGCCGACTCCCGAGAGGGCTTTTTCCTGCCGCAGTAAAGCCTGGCCAGGTCCTTGGCGGGGCTCCGGCAGCCGGGGAGCCCCACCCGCCCCATCACTTGCACCGGGGTTCACTTCCGCACGCCAGCTCCCGACCCAGCTGCGCCACACAACGCTACGGCACCAACCTCTGCCCGCCAGAAACGAGAAACCCGCATGAAAATATCATAAAACCTCGGGGAGACCCCTCGGGGGTCGGGTGGGTGTTTGACCCCGACCCCGATCTCGCCTACCCAGCGACACCCCTCCGCCGGGCAGCACGGAGCCCACCGGGGAGGTCCCCGGCGCTGGTGATCCTTGGCTGTTTCCAAACTCGTATCCGTAAGGGGAAGCCGCACGGGAAGGGGAAGCCCggttcgctcgctcgctcgcCCGCCCTCCAAACGCCCTCAcggcgcggcggcggccccgccgctccctgCCGGCGGAGCGCAGCGGGGCGGCTgctcccggggccgccggggggtCGGGGCACAAAGGGAGAGAGCGGGGAGCGGACGGAGCGGGCGCCAGgccggcggggagcggcgggcaGTGACCACCGAGCGGGCGGGCAGGGCGGCCGCGGCCGCTCGgtgggctgtgctgccctgccctgcccgacGGGACGGCGCAGAGCAAGAGGAGAGGACCCCCCACACCCCGCGGGTACTCACAACAAGAAGCTCATGGCGATGGCGGAAGAGCGGGACCGGCGGCTGCCTGGGCTCGgcgcggctcggctcggctcccaatggcagcagcggcggcggagGGCGGGCGGGTGCGGGGAGAGCGCCGCGGGGCGGGGACACGGCCCGCCCGGCCGCCATCGCCCCCAGCGGCCCCCGCGCCGCCTCCTCCCTCACAGCTGCGGACCTCCGGCATGGCCGGGCTCCTGGCGCGGCCGTGGGGCTCCCCCTCAGGAGTCCTTTCATGGCCCCGGGCACGGGCGTCTCACTCAGGCCTCCCCTCACAGCCATCGTGCCGCGCCGGCCCCTTAGAGAGGCCCGTGTGAGTGCCCCCAGAGACCTCCATGGAAACGggcacctcctgccccttccGAGCCCCCCTTCTCCCCTCAGGACAAAGCGGGCCTGGTACCAGCCCGCAggtcaccaccaccaccaccaccagaaAAAGAAACGAAAGGTATTAACGGCGTTGCTACCCTGCTCATCAAACCTTTTTTAACGAAACGTGACAAAAGGGATTGTaatatttcttaatatttgATTTGTTAGCAATTTCTACCTGGGCTGGTGAGGGCAAGCGGTGAGCAAAGGAGGGGCACCCTCAGGTGACACTATGGGCGgctgaggtaaaaaaaaaaaaaatcaaacttctGAGGTAAAAAACCTGCAGTTCTTTAAAGAAACCCTTGGCAGGCAGATATAGTCACATACCAGAGTATAATTTTCATGCAAACCCCTGGCTCTGTTTAGGTCAGTAAGAGGCCAGACTCTGCTGAGGACACAGGACAGGCAGCATGACCCCCAGGAATTCCCTCCCACCGCAAGGGGATTTGGCCATCCCAAAAACCTCACACTGCTGCAGGTAGgccagaaaaaaacctgatgaCTTTCAGAATTATCAGGAAAATTCAGCACATCAAAACAGGCTACAGTCCCACACAACACTAACTTTCCATCTGGCACGTCAGGGGTTTCAGCTCTAAGGCCTTAGGTGGCCACACTGACAGTCATCTGCTTCCCTCACGTTCTTAAATGCTGAAACTGCATTTTCCACTCTCTGTCCTTCAGACTAAGTCAAAATGCCAGGTCAGTGCATTTCtaagtaaattaaaattacacTACTGTTTTTAGGACACCCTTAAAATCCAGTCTTTTACTGGGCAGCAATGGTGTAATTAAAAAGCATTTCACAATGTTGGCAATTCTCCTTGTGGCTGTATTAGCCAAAGCATTGAATGGGTCTGGGAGCACCTTGCCACAGATACTGTCAGACTAAGCTGGCCACGTAAATCAAACAGAAATACATCACCGATCTTTCTGGCACATTCCACACCCATACACTTCCTCCTACCCACAGAGCGTTTTTATTTTTTAGCGGCAAGTTAAAATTAAACGTCAGTTGCTGCAGTAGGAAATACTTGGCCAGGAGAGAGGCTTATGTAACGTGCAGGCTTTATGTCTCACGTTAATATTGggctggtggggatggctgAGGGTCACATGAAGGGCTCTCCTCGGCCTGAGGGGCTGGCAGAGAGCTGCAGCCGTACATAAGGTAAGGGGGAGGCACGGCCGTGGCCTCGCCTCTGTCATCTCCATTTATCCAGCGTGCTGCAGAGCCTCAAGAATTCCTCTGGAAGGGCCCTCGGGCTGGCAAAGTGCTTCGGTCCCGGGCTGAAGTTCTCAGCTTTTCAGCACAGCTCGGTAAACACAGAGCATTCCAGCTGAAAGCGGCATCCAAAAAATGAGATCGCAAAACCGAGCGTGTATATAGGATCaggaatacaaaaaaaaagggaagcaacattttgttttgaaaaataataacaCGGCGTacaaataattttggaaaacaCTACAAGGGAACAGAAGGTCAATTTTTCTTGAAAGCAGATTACACAGAGGGATGAGGAATGTTTCCCAGTATAAGCACTTGTCTTAGCATCACATCCAATGATTTTCTGATCATCATTTTTAGTCTGATCAGACTAAAGAATAGCTGGTATCAACTGTTCTTAACAACAACCTGTTTAACATTATTTAAGAAAAAGGCATCCTGCCAGGTAGATAAATTCTCCAAGGCAGATAAATCCTTGGTCCACAGTAGTATGGAGGTATCTCCTGAGATTTGCTGTTTTTACAGAGGCAGATTCCCTCTCCTAAGGCAACTTCGTTCCACAGCAGTTCTGTCGAGTGAATACACGCAAACTCTCTTGTCCTAGGATGACCTTTGTATTCTCCCATAGGTGCAGAGACTCTGATCCAACATGTAACTAAGGAAGCTCTGAGATTCCATGGAAACTTCAGTTGCCAGCACTTGCCCAACAACACGATGCCCTCTAAAGGTAACTCTCACAAACCTGACAAGCTGCCAGACAAGCAGCAGTGGGCGTTTTTTCCTGTACGTGGGAAGCAagcaaatcaaagaaaaaatggGTGGAAGATGTGCATCCCTTCAAGAGACTTTTCCTTGCAGCCTGCTTGGGTCACAGAAGAATGCCCCTAACATTCCCTCAGTCCCTAAGATTTAGGGATCTGCTTATTCAGTTAAACTGAAAGCACAAAAGCCAGTCTAGATATAGATAAGTGCTCAAGATGAATTCCTGtggttatctttttttttttttttcttctataacATTTGCCTGCTTATTTAAAGAAGATTTTGAAGAGAAACCTGGCAAGTAGGCCACAAAAGTCTACTGGAATGTGAACCCCTTGGGCACCGAGGTCAACATTCCTTTGAAAATGTGCATAATATGTGATTTACCTTGAAAACCCAGAAGGGTTGAGAGTGCTGTTGTCAAGAGGCTGTGCTATTCACAGGGTTATAGTCTGTCACGTGAAAGGCTGTTACAAGGAACGGTTTACAAAAGCATCAGCCAGCAGCAAGAGGGTGGCATAAAGTAGCTTGTTCACATTTTCAAAATGGTGATAAGAAACGTTCGAGGCTTCTGATAAATGAGTGTGTTGGCAGCACAGCAAGATGAAAGACTTGTGCTGGAAAACCCAAGAGTGTATTTTGGGTCTGACAGTCTGCAGCTGAAATTGCAACTCTTACTTGGCAACCCCCAGGCTACAGCTACAGGGTGCTGGAAAAGAGAGGAGTATCCTGGCTGTCATGGCTCTTCTGATCTTCCTGATCAAGCTGGGGTCCTGCTGGGCCTGGCCTATCCTCCTCCTGGATACTTGCCTGAATACCCTGGATCTGAGCTTCCACATTCCCTCGCTGGGTTCCTCCACTGTTGGGGTTTGGGATTCCAGCTTGCCTTTTCCTACTCATTTTGCTTCATCCTAaaaatttttttctgggttCACCACGACTTACCTTTCCCACGTGTGCACTTAGGACATGCTGGTGCCAGCTCTTTCCCCTTATCCATCTTGGatgcagcagtgacagcaggacTGTCTTCCCAGACCACCTGGAAGGGGAATATTCTTCACCAACAGGTTCTGCCTGTTGAGACCTTCAAGCAGGGATGGGAGTGAGGGGCAGAAAATTATCTCTCCTGGAAAATCAttctccagggaagggctgtaAAAGGCTTGTCAGTGATGAAGGCCGACCTAAAACTTTGTATTGGAAGAATCCATCTGTGCCTTGGGATCATCCccacagtgtgggcagcaggggagggggggattcctcccctctgccctgctcagttGAGATCCCGCCTGGAatgctgcatccagccctggggtcctcagcactgaaaggacatggacctgttggagcaagtccagaggaggccaccaaggttagcagagggagggagcacctctgctgtgaggaaaaacTAGGAGAATTAGGATgttttcagcctggaaaagaaaagcttcagGGTGACCCAACTGCAGCCTaccagtgcctgaagggagcctgcaagaaagatggagacTACTTACAGGGGCCTggaatgacaggacaaggggggaatggcttcacactgacagaaggaagggttagatgggatactgggaagaagATCTTCcctgtgaggccctggcacaggatgcccaggaaaactgtggctgcccgatccctgaaagtgttcatgTGCAGGatggacggggcttggagcaacctagTCTAGTGGTacttgtccctgcccatggcaggggatggaacgGTTTGATCCTTAAGTTCCGTTCCAAGCCAGGCCATTCCAAGCCAAGCTCTGTGACAGGAAAAGTCCGCGGCGATAGCCGCGAACGCCCGCCCCGTCCCGGGGAGCCGCAGCGCGGGCAGAGCGGCGGGCATCCCCGAGCCCCGGGGGCAGCCGGCGGTGCCCGGGAAGCGCTTCCCGTGCAGCGCCTGCcgggaagggaggaaggaaggtcGTAGGGGCGGAGCCGCGATCGCCAGCATGGCCGTGGTCGCCGCTGCCCGCCGCGCTCTGTCCGCGCTgctgctgggccggggcccggcgctgccgcccgcGCTGCGCCTGCCCCGGcccgtcccggccccggccccggccccggccccggccccggctctgGCCCTGGCCCCGCTCCGCAGCGCCCTCCGCGCATACAGCCAGGTACGGCCGCGCGAAAATGGCGGGCACCGACCCCTGGGGGAAACCGCGGCCTCCCGCTTCTCATCCGGGGCTTTTCTCGCGTGTCCGCGCCAGGTCACAGATGCTCCGTCCCACGAAGGTCGCCTCTCAAAGCAGGAGCCCGCGTCACCCAAGGCGGAGAGCGACAGTGTCTACCTCATCAGGGCAGAGGGATTCCCGTTCTCGTGCACCGAGGAAGATGTCCTTACCTTCTTTGATAGTATGGGTGTTCATTTTCCTGCCTAGCTGTTCTGCATGCTGGTATTAGCCCATTAGTTCATGACTGCttaacagaaggaaaatttaGAGACCATTAGCCAGAGGAAGATAAGGTCTTATTACTGTTGCAAAATTATTCACAACTGACACATAAAGGGAATAATCAACATCTAGACTGCTGGACACTGACTAGAAGCTCATCCTTATGGTCTCCTAAATTTAACTGGACAAGTCTTTCCCTTCTTAATCAGTGTCTCCAGAGCAAAGGCAATCCAATTCAAAGCGATGCTCTTACAGGCCATTATGGCTGGCCCAAACTCCTCTCTTTTTAAGAAACTGGAGGTTTTTACTAATTAGTTCAAACTGCAGTGTTGTTTTCTGATCCTAATATACAGCTTTTACATACCTTTGTAGGGCTGATCCTCCCTACCGTCATACGGTGCTGCATCCTCCCAGGGGCCAGATGCAAGTTTTTAAATTACTTGCTAGCCTGTCAAACTAAAGCAAGCCAGTGTGACGTTAAGACTGTATGTTAGAAATGCAAGTGTTCTGCCTTGTGTTCTGCAGTGCTGAGGGGatgagctcagagccctgcagtCAGGACACAGAGATCCCTGTGTCTGATGCAGTCCTGTATGTTCCTGTGTTGTGTGTCCCTTGGTTTCCAGGCTGTAGAATTCGAAACGGTGAGAACGGGATACACTTCCTATTAAACAGGGATGGGAGGCGCAGGGGGGACGCCTTGATCGAGCTGGAGTCCAAAGCAGACGTGCAGAGAGCCCTAGAAAAGCACCTGAGGTACATGGGCCCACGCTACGTGAAAGGTGGGTTTGGAGCAGCAGGAGTTAATATTGCAGTGAAACTCCCCAGGGAATGAGAGCTCCTTGGGTAGTGCAGAGGCGCTGGGATGGAGCTGAACAGCCCATCAGCCACCACTGGGCCAAAACGTCCTAGGCTGGCCGGGGAAAGCAGAGGGGCGGGACCACGGAGCATGGGCCGGGGAAGGAAACGGGATGGAGCAGGGGTGCCTGCAGAGCGCTGCCTTCCTGTGCCCTGTGGGAAAACGCTCCGTGGCTGTGCTCCTTGCAGTTTTTGAGGTCCACGACAGCGACGTGGAGAGCTTGCTGCAGAGCCTGCGGGACGAGTCGCAGGCCATGAGCGATGGAGTTGTGCTGCTCCGAGGCCTCCCCTTCACCTCCACCGAGGAGGACATTGCAGATTTCTTCTCAGGTAACTCAGCCTGGGCCATGCCCTTCTTTTACCAGGCGTTCCCTTCCTTAAGTTGATGCTGTTGTTACTCAAGGGACGAGGCAAAGCACGTGCAGCCTCAAAACGCCTTAAACACCACAAGGAGTTGCTGTTCCCCAGAGGTCACACAGGCTTTCTGAGCACTCTGCAGAGTTTCCCTGCCCCTCTGACCTTGTGCAGGTCTAACCCAGGATCAATACTTTCAGCACTCTGATTTTGAGGCCAGGGGAAGCAAAGGAAGGAGTCCACATGTTGTGATCTGCAGTTGGATTGCTACCAGTGGATAATTTGGCAAacctgagaaggaaaaagggtTTGAGTGATTGCTGCAGCGCAGATGAATGCAACGTGGGTGTTCCCAGCTGTGACATCAGGATGAGTAGGTCACATAAGCCACTTGAATCCTTGTCCCATGCTCAGTGCTGGAGCAGTCCAGGTCCTGGCTCCCCAAGATGATATTCTACAGCACAAAAAAGTGAAATTCACTGAATCTGACTTGAGTTTTAAaacatacaggaaaaaaaataccacaatAAGAGAAAATTTTAAGAACATTTGTGCTGTGGATCTACTTGTCCAGAAGCTGGATTCACTTACTTGAAACCTCAAATTGATTCCATTTTTAATTAAGTCTTCTGTTAAAACTGccttaaagcaaaaaaaaaaaaaaaaaagagtttaaaaaagCCACTTAAGCCAGCATAAGCAGTTGTTTCAGAACTATTTAGCTGACCAATTAGCTTgtcaaaaaacagaaaaataagggGAAATTAAAAAAGGGTGTTCTCAGCTATAGCACAAGTTTCTGCCACAGTCAATGCCTTTTTCTCCCCTGCCATCTCTAGGTTTGAAAATAACAGATATAGCTTTCATTTACCGGGGAGACAGAAGAACAGGAGAAGCTTTCGTGCAGTTTGCCACTCCGGAAATGGCGGCTAAGGCCCTGCTACGGCACAGGGAATATATGGGAAGTAGGTAGGTACTTCCCTGGAGTTCAGGGAAGCCCATTCATTCTCATCCCAATGAAAAGAGGTGACAGCCTCCAGAGTGGGGAACACTGGATAGACACAGTTTTCCCAGGCCTCAGTGCACAGGGATCCTGTGTCTCCTTCAGACACGTGATCCTGCCAGATTTGCATCAGGTTCCTCCATGCTTTGGGCAGTTttggcagctgctctcctgcccctcagtgcctggcacagccagcactTCCTCTCAAGGAGTGCCTGTTTGAAGCACCTGGCTGGGGTCCATTCCCAGCAGGGACTGCTGGCCAGCACCACACCATCTCCCACCTCTTTGGGACCTCATCTCCTTTGGGAATTACGCCATTGTTTTCCAgtgcactgagccctgtgccgcACATTTGCCTCACAAGAGCCTCTTTCCTCTCAAACCAAAGCACAAGGCCACCTTTTCCCAGAGTCATAATATCATTTAGGTTAGAAAAGGCCTTTCAGATCATTGTGTCCAGCTATTAAACTAAACACTGCCCAGTCCAGCCCCAAACCCTGTCTGTAAGCACCACATCTACACAGCTTTTAAATGAGCTGTGCtcagaaaagaaaacccaaataaCCAAGGCTACTTTTCCCTGCTGAGTTCTCTGACTTCAATAATCTATAAAACTTTATCTGCACCCCACGTAATAAAAGAGTTTTCCAAACCTTACCTCTCCTCCTGCACACCAACTTCCTTCCTTTTGTTTCCTTACTTCCTGTTTCCAGACTGCATTTCCTTGTGTTTGTCAACCTCCCCGCTCATACTAAAAGCAAATAGCTGCTCTACAGGCAGAATTTGCTTgattgattaattaattaattgtatTAATAGGACTTGCCTCCTCTTGAGTAGAGCTTAATTCTAAATCTGctgttactttttttctgtCGGAACAAGAGCTGACCTGACTCATCCATCTGGCTCACACACCTCCATTTCCATGTGATTAGCCAAGAAATGGAGGGGTTTTCAAAATTGCTGGCAGCTGGCTCCCAttcatttttcctggttttatccAGAACTGGCCTCCAGCAGGACCCAGTGCTGAGTGGGGACTTGGGTTGGGGCTGAGCTGTCAGCACTGTCAGCCTGTACACAGGGTTACTTCCCTtactctggctgctcccttcaGGAAGGTGGAAGGCCCCCTCCCTTGGATGTCCATATTTCCTTTTCATCACACTGTTCCTTCAGTGCTCTGGAAATAGCCTGATTTAACACTGCTGGTGAAATCCCATCAATTTCATAGGCATACGGAGAATCTTAGGGCTCCGCTGAAGAATTCCCTGTGACCCTGGGCATCTTGTGGGTCTGCCTGTTCTGGGAGCTGTTTTGGGGCTGGGTCAGGTGTTAGATTTGGGGTTTGTAGAAATCAGTGCAGTTTGCAGAAGTGCAGCAAGGGAAAAGCAGCCTCAAAGAGAGCTGTGCCAGTGAAATGAGTTAATTCTGCAGCGCCTCAGCAGGGCTCTCACCCCCAGtacctgtgcagagccaaggcaGGACATACCTGGAGGGTGCTTTCTCCAAGCCCTGAGTGCCAGGCATGCCATGTGCTCTCTTCCTTTGGGCTCCAGGTACATAGAAGTGTACGTGAGCAGAAAGCACCAGATGCAAAGGCACATGCCCTACAGCAAGCAGCTGATGGCCTATTCCAGGATGAGAAGAGAGTATGAATCCATCTCTGAAGACAGGGGCTGGAGAAACACTGGAGGCTCCCATGCCGAAGGAGAAATCAGTGAGTCCCTCCCTGTCATGAGTGTTCCTTGAGGCCCCTTCGTGTCACCCCATGTGCCCACAGCTTTCACATGAAGGAGGGGGCACTGCAAGCACTAGTGATGGTTTTTCCCTCCATTCCACAGAACTGAGCAAGGAAGGAACAGAAAGCTCCAGGAACACTTTAGAGTCTGAGAACACCTCATCACCACCACAGCACTTTGTCCATATGAGGGGTTTTCCTTCCCAAGCTAGTGCCCAGGACATAATAAATGTGAGTAACAGGCTGCGGATGGAGTGTGGTTCTGTCATTAGCCGTGCAAACTCTCAGTTAATTGTTACAGCTGCAGGGATTGCAGGCTTTTAATTATTTAGTGTCTGTTAGTCCTTAGTGCCATGTGGCTTTGGAAAGCTGTGGCCTCCGGCACAACAGGGATCTGCTCCTCTCCATGAATAAGAAAGAATTAAGGCTTGCTGGGTTGTCTCAATATCCATCACTAGGCTTGAGGAGCCCTTGAGAATCTAAAACAAATTTCAGAGTAGCTGACTGCATAGAAATGCTAACAGTGTGCATGGAGCTGCACTGGTGTGTACAGAACATGGGTGCCATGAGAGGATTTTTGTTCCTGGCAGGAGTTGCTATGCCAGAAGC from Anomalospiza imberbis isolate Cuckoo-Finch-1a 21T00152 chromosome 4, ASM3175350v1, whole genome shotgun sequence includes:
- the GRSF1 gene encoding G-rich sequence factor 1 isoform X2, which translates into the protein METSVASTCPTTRCPLKVTDAPSHEGRLSKQEPASPKAESDSVYLIRAEGFPFSCTEEDVLTFFDSCRIRNGENGIHFLLNRDGRRRGDALIELESKADVQRALEKHLRYMGPRYVKVFEVHDSDVESLLQSLRDESQAMSDGVVLLRGLPFTSTEEDIADFFSGLKITDIAFIYRGDRRTGEAFVQFATPEMAAKALLRHREYMGSRYIEVYVSRKHQMQRHMPYSKQLMAYSRMRREYESISEDRGWRNTGGSHAEGEIKLSKEGTESSRNTLESENTSSPPQHFVHMRGFPSQASAQDIINFFAPLRPTRILVEYNSHGDATGEADVHFESHEDAVAAMAKEGSQIERSAVELFLNKHPKGQENC
- the GRSF1 gene encoding G-rich sequence factor 1 isoform X1, translating into MAVVAAARRALSALLLGRGPALPPALRLPRPVPAPAPAPAPAPALALAPLRSALRAYSQVTDAPSHEGRLSKQEPASPKAESDSVYLIRAEGFPFSCTEEDVLTFFDSCRIRNGENGIHFLLNRDGRRRGDALIELESKADVQRALEKHLRYMGPRYVKVFEVHDSDVESLLQSLRDESQAMSDGVVLLRGLPFTSTEEDIADFFSGLKITDIAFIYRGDRRTGEAFVQFATPEMAAKALLRHREYMGSRYIEVYVSRKHQMQRHMPYSKQLMAYSRMRREYESISEDRGWRNTGGSHAEGEIKLSKEGTESSRNTLESENTSSPPQHFVHMRGFPSQASAQDIINFFAPLRPTRILVEYNSHGDATGEADVHFESHEDAVAAMAKEGSQIERSAVELFLNKHPKGQENC